The DNA segment CGGTCTCAATAACGCCCCGTAGCTCTGCAATATTGAATTATCTCTTTGCGTTAATGGCGGTTTTGGTTTTCTTTTTGCCCGCTGGTCTGACCGAATTCTTCTTGTTTACCGCTTTTTTGGGGTTTGGTTTGCCGCTTTTGGCCGCTTTTTTAAAAGCCCCTTTTTTAGGAAAGGGTTTTTTGGGTTTGGCGGCCTCTCGTTCGGGCGCTTTTTCCGGCATCAGCATCGGAGCCTCTCCCTGCACCATTTTTGCCAAAGCCGCGGCGATATCCAGGGCCGGCACATCATGTTCCTGGCGGAACTGATCCATCAGTCCGTGAAAGAATCCAAGATCATTGGTGGCCAAAGTGTCCAGAATGGTCTGCTTGAACTGGGCGATGCGCTGATTGTTGATCATTTCGGTGGTCGGCAGTTCAAGCTGCTCAATCTCCTGGCGGGTGACGCTCTCAATGGCCCGAAGCATCCGACGCTCCCGCGGGGTGATAAAGAGAATCGCCTCTCCGGAACGGCCCGCCCGCCCGGTCCGGCCGATCCGGTGGACATAGGCTTCCGGGTCATACGGGGCATCGTAGTTGATTACGTGGCTGATCCGGTCCACATCCAGGCCCCGGGCGGCCACGTCCGTTGCCACCAGAATGTCCAAATGGCCTTCTTTCAGTCGGGAAAGGGTCTTCTCCCGCATGCTTTGCGATATATCCCCGTTTAATGCCGCGCACAGGTAGCCCCTGGCTTCCAGTCGCTTGGCCAGTTCCAGGGTGGCAATTTTGGTTCTCACAAAAATAAGCATCCCGTCAAAGGGTTCGGCTTCAAGGATCCGGGTCAGGGCATCCAGCTTGTGGTTTTCCCCCACGATCCGGTAGCG comes from the Desulfobacterales bacterium genome and includes:
- a CDS encoding DEAD/DEAH box helicase; translated protein: MTLTPQAAEATGFGGLQIFTPLLKALDAAGYEMPTPIQAKTIPELMAGKDLIGQAQTGTGKTAAFALPILSRIDLKNPEPQALVLTPTRELAIQVSESFYRYAAHLKNFRVLPIYGGQDYSGQLRRLKQGVHVVVGTPGRIMDHMRRKSLKLGAVQTLVLDEADEMLRMGFIDDVEWILGQTPPERQIALFSATVPQPIRNIAKKYMQHPAQITIKSQTMTVATTRQRYRIVGENHKLDALTRILEAEPFDGMLIFVRTKIATLELAKRLEARGYLCAALNGDISQSMREKTLSRLKEGHLDILVATDVAARGLDVDRISHVINYDAPYDPEAYVHRIGRTGRAGRSGEAILFITPRERRMLRAIESVTRQEIEQLELPTTEMINNQRIAQFKQTILDTLATNDLGFFHGLMDQFRQEHDVPALDIAAALAKMVQGEAPMLMPEKAPEREAAKPKKPFPKKGAFKKAAKSGKPNPKKAVNKKNSVRPAGKKKTKTAINAKR